In the Anastrepha obliqua isolate idAnaObli1 chromosome 1, idAnaObli1_1.0, whole genome shotgun sequence genome, one interval contains:
- the LOC129235768 gene encoding synaptic vesicle glycoprotein 2A isoform X1, whose translation MESMHYNDVMVIIGFGKIHLRLLATCGLLLMFTVTETMGMAIIAPASACEFGITDKTKSVIQSAAFIGMILSSYIWGYCCDKIGRRAVLLRSTAMAIVCSFSSMLITNFWVFLTLRFMTGLCVAGPGFASLTYLGEFCTAKNRAPIINYMCMFNGVAMVYCPGLGQMLVHWKLYIPVIGNLAIRSWRVLGLLFSVPGWISFLSLLQLPESPKFLLMVHRFEECWEMLNWLCQLNKGKDLEAFGIKGIAPLLKSDIPTAPNLFRAMTGEVVPLFQNPYRKKFLTSCVVMFGLILVANGVAIWFTDIRNHSLVREEKNKYNNESAALTICETISNNRKEAEEQKECHDRILAFWDSILLGASFLAQYLIFGLMLLCLPRKPVFCTSLTISGLSGLCLSFMSHPHLTVCTFIIFLSIPAVIINLMSSAVLEFIPTYLRGKAMCICMMFGRSGAVVGITTMGMLINKSCYEAFIIFSFFPFICAMFGYFLPLDAHIF comes from the exons CTATCATTGCACCAGCAAGTGCATGCGAATTCGGCATTACGGATAAAACCAAATCAGTTATTCAATCAGCGGCTTTCATTG GCATGATCTTATCGTCATACATATGGGGTTATTgctgcgacaaaatcggaaggcgAGCAGTGCTCTTGCGCAGCACGGCAATGGCCATCGTTTGCTCCTTTTCCTCCATGTTGATTACGAATTTTTGGGTATTTCTAACATTGCGTTTTATGACTGGTCTTTG TGTGGCTGGACCTGGATTTGCGTCGCTCACCTATCTTGGCGAATTTTGTACAGCGAAAAACCGTGCTCCTATCATTAACTACATGTGTATGTTCAACGGTGTCGCCATGGTTTACTGTCCAG gacttGGACAGATGTTGGTACACTGGAAACTATACATACCCGTTATTGGTAATCTGGCAATACGTTCATGGCGTGTTCTTGGACTTTTGTTTTCAGTTCCCGGTTGGATAAGCTTCTTATCACTTTTACAATTGCCAGAGAGTCCGAAATTTCTACTTATGGTACATCGATTCGAAGAATGTTGGGAAATGCTGAATTGGTTATGTCAACTTAACAAGGGAAAGGACTTAGAAGCGTTTGGTATCAAGGGTATAGCGCCGTTATTAAAATCAGATATACCCACAGCCCCTAA CCTATTTCGAGCGATGACCGGGGAAGTGGTACCACTATTTCAAAATCCATACAGGAAGAAATTTCTCACTAGTTGCGTTGTTATGTTCGGACTTATCCTTGT cgctaacgGTGTAGCAATTTGGTTCACCGATATAAGAAATCATTCTCTAGTAAgggaggaaaaaaataaatacaacaacgAAAGCGCTGCGCTCACTATTTGTGAGACAATCAGCAATAACAGAAAAGAAGCCGAAGAGCAAAAG gaATGCCATGACAGAATTCTGGCGTTTTGGGACTCAATTTTATTGGGAGCTTCCTTTCTTGCTCAGTACCTCATCTTCGGCCTCATGCTGTTATGTTTGCCGCGCAAGCCAGTCTTCTGCACATCGTTAACTATTTCTGGACTAAGTGGCTTATGTTTGTCATTTATGAGCCATCCGCATTTAACAGTATGCACTTTTATAATCTTCCTTTCAATACCGGCGGtgataattaatttaatgaGCAGTGCGGTCCTGGAGTTTATACCCACCTATTTAAG agGTAAAGCTATGTGCATTTGTATGATGTTCGGACGCTCGGGAGCTGTTGTTGGCATAACTACTATGGGAATGTTGATTAACAAATCTTGCTATGAAGCCTTTATCATATTCTCATTTTTTCCATTCA TTTGTGCGATGTTTGGATATTTCCTGCCCTTGGATGCACATatattttaa
- the LOC129235768 gene encoding synaptic vesicle glycoprotein 2A isoform X2: protein MESMHYNDVMVIIGFGKIHLRLLATCGLLLMFTVTETMGMAIIAPASACEFGITDKTKSVIQSAAFIGMILSSYIWGYCCDKIGRRAVLLRSTAMAIVCSFSSMLITNFWVFLTLRFMTGLCVAGPGFASLTYLGEFCTAKNRAPIINYMCMFNGVAMVYCPGLGQMLVHWKLYIPVIGNLAIRSWRVLGLLFSVPGWISFLSLLQLPESPKFLLMVHRFEECWEMLNWLCQLNKGKDLEAFGIKGIAPLLKSDIPTAPNLFRAMTGEVVPLFQNPYRKKFLTSCVVMFGLILVANGVAIWFTDIRNHSLVREEKNKYNNESAALTICETISNNRKEAEEQKECHDRILAFWDSILLGASFLAQYLIFGLMLLCLPRKPVFCTSLTISGLMRSWSLYPPI from the exons CTATCATTGCACCAGCAAGTGCATGCGAATTCGGCATTACGGATAAAACCAAATCAGTTATTCAATCAGCGGCTTTCATTG GCATGATCTTATCGTCATACATATGGGGTTATTgctgcgacaaaatcggaaggcgAGCAGTGCTCTTGCGCAGCACGGCAATGGCCATCGTTTGCTCCTTTTCCTCCATGTTGATTACGAATTTTTGGGTATTTCTAACATTGCGTTTTATGACTGGTCTTTG TGTGGCTGGACCTGGATTTGCGTCGCTCACCTATCTTGGCGAATTTTGTACAGCGAAAAACCGTGCTCCTATCATTAACTACATGTGTATGTTCAACGGTGTCGCCATGGTTTACTGTCCAG gacttGGACAGATGTTGGTACACTGGAAACTATACATACCCGTTATTGGTAATCTGGCAATACGTTCATGGCGTGTTCTTGGACTTTTGTTTTCAGTTCCCGGTTGGATAAGCTTCTTATCACTTTTACAATTGCCAGAGAGTCCGAAATTTCTACTTATGGTACATCGATTCGAAGAATGTTGGGAAATGCTGAATTGGTTATGTCAACTTAACAAGGGAAAGGACTTAGAAGCGTTTGGTATCAAGGGTATAGCGCCGTTATTAAAATCAGATATACCCACAGCCCCTAA CCTATTTCGAGCGATGACCGGGGAAGTGGTACCACTATTTCAAAATCCATACAGGAAGAAATTTCTCACTAGTTGCGTTGTTATGTTCGGACTTATCCTTGT cgctaacgGTGTAGCAATTTGGTTCACCGATATAAGAAATCATTCTCTAGTAAgggaggaaaaaaataaatacaacaacgAAAGCGCTGCGCTCACTATTTGTGAGACAATCAGCAATAACAGAAAAGAAGCCGAAGAGCAAAAG gaATGCCATGACAGAATTCTGGCGTTTTGGGACTCAATTTTATTGGGAGCTTCCTTTCTTGCTCAGTACCTCATCTTCGGCCTCATGCTGTTATGTTTGCCGCGCAAGCCAGTCTTCTGCACATCGTTAACTATTTCTGGACTAA TGCGGTCCTGGAGTTTATACCCACCTATTTAA